One window from the genome of Bacillus rossius redtenbacheri isolate Brsri chromosome 12, Brsri_v3, whole genome shotgun sequence encodes:
- the LOC134537361 gene encoding mediator of RNA polymerase II transcription subunit 29, with protein sequence MNIQMQQAAGVMPPQGTPQQPPTMQQSQQMSQPPDKLDNISKIKSLVGPLRDTLAITLKSASQAIHQNSLIDVGSSKGVDIPTIRFDKHTEEFYSICDQIELHLKTSIECMNQGSSSQRYLPSAVVPTRTEPLPGQDQATLTYPQYLGTVRSQVAYAKEVHDTLVAAAQNITPSE encoded by the exons ATGAACATTCAAATGCAACAAGCAGCAGGGGTTATGCCTCCACAAGGAACCCCGCAACAACCACCGACAATGCAACAGTCACAACAAATGTCTCAACCGCCTGACAAACTGGATAATATATCAAAAATTAAGTCTTTGGTTGGACCATTACGAGATACATTAGCA aTTACCCTGAAATCAGCCTCACAAGCCATTCACCAGAATAGTTTGATCGATGTTGGATCATC GAAAGGCGTGGATATACCAACCATTCGTTTCGACAAACACACGGAAGAATTCTATTCCATTTGTGACCAAATTGAGCTGCATCTG AAGACGTCCATCGAGTGCATGAACCAGGGGTCGAGCAGCCAGCGCTACCTGCCCTCGGCCGTGGTGCCGACCCGCACGGAGCCCCTGCCCGGCCAGGACCAGGCCACGCTCACCTACCCCCAGTACCTGGGCACGGTGCGCTCGCAGGTGGCCTACGCCAAGGAAGTGCACGACACTCTTGTGGCCGCCGCGCAGAACATCACGCCCTCTGAGTAG
- the LOC134537363 gene encoding transcription initiation factor TFIID subunit 7, with protein MNRHPEVKRDQDAPAELECQVILRLPSEPAKALREALRGGMHLKDRLTIKLENDMRYGEVRFDHWLMHAKVVDLPTVVESLKTIDNKSFYKTADVCQLLICKEEDDQTTDEESPAKAKKKDPNKVDKKFLWPHGIAPPLKNVRRRRFRKTLKKKYIEAPEIEKEVKRLLRVDNDAVSVKWEVISEDDDKVKLEVKEEGGVSRAPFEVGNQHSADVAEHDIFGEAVSDSEEETNINIMELEDETSRPSGEDSRLSDSASLQGSMDRRQPLVTQFSQEMFAPRGAPKLVHIKQEQPDFPIKSELGEMTFNFEMVKTEMPSAEAEEQYSMDNQLSRAHVQARLADLEQQLAELRVRRQQQELEIAGMENYALRQRFQDILDSLLSEQLEKEQEYQELTSLMQMQ; from the exons ATGAATCGTCATCCTGAAGTTAAAAGGGATCAAGACGCTCCTGCAGAATTAGAATGCCAGGTTATCTTAAGGCTCCCATCT GAGCCAGCGAAAGCTTTGCGCGAGGCCTTGCGCGGGGGCATGCACCTGAAGGACCGACTCACCATAAAGCTGGAGAACGACATGAGGTACGGGGAAGTGCGTTTCGACCACTGGCTGATGCACGCGAAG GTGGTGGATCTGCCAACAGTCGTGGAAAGCTTGAAGACCATTGACAACAAGAGCTTTTACAAAACTGCAGACGTGTGCCAG CTGctgatctgcaaggaggaggacgACCAGACCACGGACGAGGAGTCCCCGGCCAAGGCCAAGAAGAAGGACCCCAACAAGGTGGACAAGAAGTTCCTGTGGCCTCACGGCATCGCGCCGCCCCTCAAGAACGTGCGTCGCCGCCGTTTCCGCAAGACCCTCAAGAAGAAGTACATAGAGGCCCCGGAGATAGAGAAGGAG GTGAAGCGGCTGCTGCGCGTAGACAACGACGCTGTGAGCGTCAAGTGGGAGGTGATCAGCGAGGACGACGACAAGGTGAAGCTGGAggtgaaggaggaggggggggtgaGCCGCGCCCCCTTCGAGGTCGGCAACCAGCACAGCGCGGACGTGG CGGAGCACGACATCTTCGGGGAGGCGGTGAGCGACTCGGAGGAGGAGACCAACATCAACATCATGGAGCTGGAGGACGAGACGAGCCGGCCGTCGGGCGAGGACAGCCGCCTGTCGGACTCCGCGTCCCTGCAG GGCTCGATGGACCGCCGGCAGCCCTTGGTGACGCAGTTCAGCCAGGAGATGTTCGCGCCCCGCGGGGCCCCCAAGCTGGTGCACATCAAGCAGGAGCAGCCCGACTTCCCGATCAAGTCCGAGCTGGGCGAGATGACCTTCAACTTCGAGATGGTGAAGACGGAGATGCCGTCCGCGGAGGCGGAGGAGCAGTACTCCATGGACAACCAGCTGAGTCGAG CCCACGTGCAGGCCCGGCTGGCGGACCTGGAGCAGCAGTTGGCGGAACTGCGGGTGCGCCGGCAGCAGCAGGAGCTGGAGATTGCGGGCATGGAGAACTACGCCCTGCGCCAGCGCTTCCAGGACATCCTCGACAGTCTGCTGAGCGAGCAGCTCGAGAAGGAGCAGGAG